In Sebastes fasciatus isolate fSebFas1 chromosome 15, fSebFas1.pri, whole genome shotgun sequence, a genomic segment contains:
- the scaf8 gene encoding SR-related and CTD-associated factor 8 isoform X1, with protein MEAVKAFNNELYSLNEYKPPISKAKMTQITKSGIKAIKFYKHVVQSVEKFVQKCKPEYKVPGLYVIDSIVRQSRHQFGTEKDVFAPRFSKNIIATFQQLYRCPSDDKSKIVRVLNLWQKNAVFKSDIIQPLLDMAAGILPPMVTPVMPSSAAPVNNTTPGTPATPATPANIVQGLPDWASQITNTDTVAAVAQILQSPQGQQLQQLVQSLQMQQHKPQPSLLQALDAGLVVQLQALTAQLTAAATANSLNPLEQRVSSFNKKLLGPFDFGNDSERGEESKKDSSSSQMPMVSEPMNNSLFHQLAEQLQQQNLEQFQKQLLEHQQHQQKAMSIEGQDSIFGQENSVATAQSSSQQQLPEPDNKLDDTIDNQQQDMDLDEGPDGMEEEIFEAEEKKIVSTRSRTRSRSRSRSPKRRRSRSRSGSRKRKHRKRSRSRSRDRKRKSSRSYSSERRAREREKERQKKGLPLIRSKALSVCSTTLWVGQVDKKATQQDLTNLFEEFGQIESINMIPPRGCAYICMVHRQDAYRARQKLSTGSFKIGSKIIKIAWALNKGVKQEYKQFWDVDLGVTYIPWEKVKLDDLDDFAEGGIIDQETVNDEWEAVKNAEPVKEVPSQPVIVETTAAPNTQTETYSQQVTMMPVQLPVAQAVPSAVGLVPPTFPVTMGIPPPGYGPPPPFIRAGFNASQPPPGFLQAAQTAAMVSAANSLVQPSVGTGQEAVKESPFGAMIPPTAIPGFMAGVFNPVAVQTQQAVNEKSLQSADGMDAAAELTLQGMQNAVRSGMGLLGMHPTSLTHHLHQSGLAGQRMPGLMPLDVRPNLLQPGAAARFPLLMQQGPVQQAAGLLESSLQAQARARVPFSQLDPFNRAPNLNNENVSKTEDESSSGADEGKDQDYRFPPMEKQSTGLLRTPPPEHREPLGGGGGAGSGGGGGRPPLLQTPGGQPARTSLVGRLQALAGFTPDNRWTQTRGDFDERDSMRAGLQGSGVPKGFQEERPTPGPNFPSRFDSRPGNAGGAAAAAGVSGNAGAVGGPQPWNRSGGGGSGGGGGGGGGGGGGGGGGGGGGGGGGGGGGGGGGGGGATAPFDSELHQDLDERRRPWDRQRDRDERDFDFRREMNGNRHSRERDRDRERDRDRERDRDRERGRDRPREHERDRDRDKERDRERERERERDRGGWTPLLPLPTPLLPTPPLNPNLTLNQGKLLAPLKLNPQLQSRFQSPLLPQAQPKPSLLGLNQPPPQVQIKSPPPSQSQAALPEPQDETPAPSETPQAQSPPPAQSPDRSSDNKSQSPLTEAPTQAKTSPQLETPPQTKSPFESMALSPAQSPAQSPAQSPAQSPARSPSRTTASPDTEPPSQASPLVEASPQDSPVAFTQAASPPEETPSLEEQESPRKDEEEESQERASSPQWVNGAGMDNSTVAESTPEASPEASPEASPEPAEEPSPDSELPESEPEQQLASPEDVDNEQSEPMEEAASQPVVDTVTDTEGT; from the exons TTCTACAAGCATGTTGTCCAGAGTGTGGAGAAGTTCGTTCAAAAG TGCAAACCAGAATACAAGGTCCCTGGGCTGTACGTCATCGACTCCATTGTCAGACAGTCGCGGCACCAGTTTGGCACGGAGAAGGACGTTTTTGCCCCTCGCTTCAGCAAGAATATCATTGCTACGTTCCAGCAGCTCTACCGCTGCCCTTCGGATGATAAG AGTAAGATAGTGCGAGTCCTGAACCTGTGGCAAAAGAACGCCGTCTTCAAGAGTGACATCATCCAGCCTCTGCTGGACATGGCTGCAGGGATTCTCCCTCCCATGGTCACACCTGTCATGCCCAGCAGTGCTGCTCCAGTCAATAACACTACACCTG GCACTCCAGCTACTCCGGCTACCCCAGCTAACATCGTCCAGGGTCTGCCTGATTGGGCTTCCCAGATTACCAACACAGATACTGTGGCTGCTGTAGCACAGATCCTACAGAGTCCTCAGGGACAACAG ctgcagcagctggtACAGAGTCTACAGATGCAGCAGCATAAGCCCCAGCCATCCCTGCTGCAGGCCTTGGATGCCGGCCTGGTGGTGCAGTTACAAGCTCTGACAGCTCAGCTCACTGCCGCCGCTACTGCCAACAGCCTCAACCCCCTGGAGCAGAGGGTCTCCTCTTTTAATAAG AAGCTTCTGGGTCCTTTTGATTTTGGGAATGATTCTGAACGCGGTGAAGAATCTAAAAAGGACTCGTCATCATCTCAAAT GCCCATGGTGTCGGAGCCCATGAACAACTCCCTCTTCCATCAGCTGGCTGAGCAGCTACAACAGCAGAACCTGGAACAGTTTCAGAAGCAGCTTTTAGAgcaccagcagcaccaacagaag GCGATGAGCATAGAAGGGCAGGACTCAATCTTTGGACAAGAGAACTCCGTTGCGACTGCTCAGAGCAGCAGCCAGCAACAGCTTCCTGAGCCAGATAACAAGTTGGATGACACCATAGACAACCAGCAGCAG GACATGGATCTGGACGAGGGCCCGGATGGTATGGAGGAGGAGATCTTTGAGGCTGAGGAGAAGAAGATTGTAAGCACGCGCTCCAGAACACGCTCAAGGTCGCGCTCTAG gtCTCCCAAGAGGAGAAGGTCCAGGTCCCGCTCCGGCTCACGGAAGCGCAAACACCGCAAGCGGTCACGCTCACGCTCCAGAGACCGCAAGAGGAAGTCATCGCGGTCTTACTCGAGTGAAAGACGCGCGCGAGAGCGAGAGAAGGAGCGTCAGAAGAAAGGACTGCCTCTAATACGATCCAAGGCTCTAAGTG TGTGCAGCACGACTCTGTGGGTGGGCCAGGTGGACAAAAAGGCCACTCAGCAAGACCTCACCAACTTATTTGAAGAGTTTGGTCAGATTGAGTCCATCAAT ATGATCCCTCCCAGAGGCTGCGCCTACATCTGTATGGTCCACAGACAGGACGCGTACCGCGCCCGCCAAAAGCTCAGCACCGGCTCCTTTAAGATTGGCTCCAAAATCATCAAG ATTGCATGGGCTCTGAACAAGGGGGTAAAGCAGGAGTACAAGCAGTTTTGGGACGTGGACCTGGGCGTCACCTACATACCTTGGGAGAAGGTGAAGCTGGATGACCTGGATGACTTTGCTGAGGGAGGAATCATTGACCAGGAGACTGTTAATGATG AGTGGGAAGCAGTCAAGAACGCTGAGCCAGTCAAGGAAGTTCCAAGTCAGCCAGTAATCGTTGAGACTACGGCAGCACCTAACACCCAGACTGAGACCTACAGCCAGCAGGTCACCATGATGCCTGTGCAG CTCCCAGTGGCCCAGGCTGTTCCCAGTGCAGTAGGTTTGGTGCCTCCCACCTTCCCTGTCACCATGGGAATACCCCCACCAGGCTACGGGCCGCCACCACCCTTCATAAGGGCTGGCTTCAATGCCTCACAGCCTCCACCAG GTTTTCTGCAGGCAGCACAGACAGCAGCCATGGTCTCAGCAGCTAATT CTCTAGTGCAGCCTTCAGTGGGAACCGGCCAAGAAGCTGTCAAGGAATCACCGTTCGGTGCTATGATTCCTCCGACCGCCATCCCCGGCTTCATGGCCGGTGTGTTCAACCCAGTGGCAGTCCAAACTCAGCAAGCTGTCAATGAGAAATCATTACAGTCTGCAGATGGTATGGATGCTGCTGCAGAGCTCACACTGCAAG GCATGCAGAATGCAGTCCGCAGTGGCATGGGTCTCCTTGGCATGCACCCCACTTCGCTCACCCACCACCTGCACCAGTCTGGTCTGGCTGGGCAGAGAATGCCTGGCCTGATGCCTCTGGATGTGCGACCTAACCTCCTCCAACCCGGGGCTGCCGCCCGCTTCCCGCTCCTCATGCAGCAGGGGCCCGTCCAGCAGGCTGCTGGCCTCCTAGAGAGCTCCCTCCAGGCTCAAGCCCGTGCCAGGGTTCCCTTCTCTCAGCTGGACCCCTTCAACAGAGCCCCCAACCTTAACAATGAAAATGTATCCAAGACTGAAGACGAGTCTTCCTCTGGAGCTGATGAGGGCAAAGACCAGGACTACCGCTTCCCTCCGATGGAGAAGCAGAGCACAGGCCTGCTGAGGACCCCTCCACCAGAGCATAGGGAGCCCCTTGGAGGTGGCGGCGGAGCAGgaagtggtggtggaggaggcagGCCTCCCTTGCTCCAGACCCCAGGGGGTCAGCCAGCCAGAACCAGCCTAGTGGGACGTCTGCAGGCTCTCGCAGGTTTCACTCCTGATAACCGCTGGACCCAGACCAGAGGGGACTTTGATGAACGAGATAGCATGCGAGCCGGCCTACAGGGCTCAGGCGTTCCAAAAGGCTTCCAGGAGGAGCGCCCCACACCTGGGCCGAACTTCCCCAGCCGCTTTGACAGCCGTCCTGGGAatgcaggaggagcagcagcagcagctggagttTCAGGCAATGCTGGAGCTGTTGGGGGGCCACAGCCCTGGAACCGTAGTGGTGGCGGTGgtagcggtggtggtggtggtggcggcggtggcggtggcggtggcggtggtggcggtggcggcggcggcggcggcggcggcggcggcggcggcggcggcggcggcggcggcggcgccaCAGCGCCTTTTGATAGCGAGCTACATCAAGACCTAGATGAACGAAGACGCCCGTGGGACAGGCAAAGAGACAGAGATGAAAGAGATTTTGACTTCAGGAGGGAGATGAACGGCAACCGCCACAGCCGAGAGAGAGACCGGGACCGCGAGAGGGACAGGGATAGGGAGAGAGACCGAGACAGGGAGCGAGGCAGAGATCGCCCCAGAGAGCATGAACGCGACAGAGACCGCGACAAAGAGAGAGACCGCGAAAGGGAACGTGAACGGGAACGTGATCGCGGGGGCTGGACACCTCTTCTGCCTCTGCCTACACCTCTGCTTCCAACTCCACCTCTTAATCCCAATCTGACCCTGAACCAAGGCAAACTGCTGGCACCACTCAAACTGAACCCCCAGCTTCAGTCACGATTCCAGTCCCCACTCCTGCCCCAAGCTCAGCCCAAACCCTCTCTCTTGGGTCTGAATCAGCCGCCGCCTCAGGTTCAGATTAAGTCTCCCCCTCCATCACAGAGCCAAGCAGCTTTGCCCGAGCCCCAGGATGAAACCCCAGCTCCGTCTGAGACACCTCAGGCCCAGTCACCACCCCCCGCCCAATCGCCTGACCGGTCATCTGACAACAAAAGTCAGAGCCCGTTGACAGAGGCTCCCACCCAGGCCAAGACATCACCACAActtgagacccctccacaaacCAAATCGCCATTCGAGTCCATGGCTCTGTCCCCGGCTCAGTCCCCAGCCCAGTCCCCAGCCCAGTCCCCAGCCCAGTCCCCAGCCCGGTCCCCCTCCAGAACCACCGCTTCTCCAGACACTGAGCCCCCAAGCCAAGCCTCGCCGCTGGTTGAGGCCTCACCCCAGGACTCACCTGTGGCCTTCACACAAGCTGCCAGCCCCCCCGAAGAGACTCCCTCTCTGGAGGAGCAGGAAAGCCCAaggaaggatgaggaggaggagtcacAAGAGCGAGCCTCCTCACCCCAGTGGGTCAACGGAGCTGGGATGGACAATAGCACTGTGGCTGAATCTACACCCGAGGCCTCTCCTGAGGCCTCTCCTGAGGCCTCTCCTGAGCCCGCTGAAGAACCCTCTCCCGATTCTGAGCTCCCCGAAAGTGAACCGGAGCAGCAGCTTGCGTCTCCTGAGGACGTAGACAATGAACAGAGTGAGCCCATGGAGGAAGCTGCGAGTCAGCCAGTGGTAGACACTGTCACAGACACTGAGGGGACATAA
- the scaf8 gene encoding SR-related and CTD-associated factor 8 isoform X2, translating into MAAGILPPMVTPVMPSSAAPVNNTTPGTPATPATPANIVQGLPDWASQITNTDTVAAVAQILQSPQGQQLQQLVQSLQMQQHKPQPSLLQALDAGLVVQLQALTAQLTAAATANSLNPLEQRVSSFNKKLLGPFDFGNDSERGEESKKDSSSSQMPMVSEPMNNSLFHQLAEQLQQQNLEQFQKQLLEHQQHQQKAMSIEGQDSIFGQENSVATAQSSSQQQLPEPDNKLDDTIDNQQQDMDLDEGPDGMEEEIFEAEEKKIVSTRSRTRSRSRSRSPKRRRSRSRSGSRKRKHRKRSRSRSRDRKRKSSRSYSSERRAREREKERQKKGLPLIRSKALSVCSTTLWVGQVDKKATQQDLTNLFEEFGQIESINMIPPRGCAYICMVHRQDAYRARQKLSTGSFKIGSKIIKIAWALNKGVKQEYKQFWDVDLGVTYIPWEKVKLDDLDDFAEGGIIDQETVNDEWEAVKNAEPVKEVPSQPVIVETTAAPNTQTETYSQQVTMMPVQLPVAQAVPSAVGLVPPTFPVTMGIPPPGYGPPPPFIRAGFNASQPPPGFLQAAQTAAMVSAANSLVQPSVGTGQEAVKESPFGAMIPPTAIPGFMAGVFNPVAVQTQQAVNEKSLQSADGMDAAAELTLQGMQNAVRSGMGLLGMHPTSLTHHLHQSGLAGQRMPGLMPLDVRPNLLQPGAAARFPLLMQQGPVQQAAGLLESSLQAQARARVPFSQLDPFNRAPNLNNENVSKTEDESSSGADEGKDQDYRFPPMEKQSTGLLRTPPPEHREPLGGGGGAGSGGGGGRPPLLQTPGGQPARTSLVGRLQALAGFTPDNRWTQTRGDFDERDSMRAGLQGSGVPKGFQEERPTPGPNFPSRFDSRPGNAGGAAAAAGVSGNAGAVGGPQPWNRSGGGGSGGGGGGGGGGGGGGGGGGGGGGGGGGGGGGGGGGGGATAPFDSELHQDLDERRRPWDRQRDRDERDFDFRREMNGNRHSRERDRDRERDRDRERDRDRERGRDRPREHERDRDRDKERDRERERERERDRGGWTPLLPLPTPLLPTPPLNPNLTLNQGKLLAPLKLNPQLQSRFQSPLLPQAQPKPSLLGLNQPPPQVQIKSPPPSQSQAALPEPQDETPAPSETPQAQSPPPAQSPDRSSDNKSQSPLTEAPTQAKTSPQLETPPQTKSPFESMALSPAQSPAQSPAQSPAQSPARSPSRTTASPDTEPPSQASPLVEASPQDSPVAFTQAASPPEETPSLEEQESPRKDEEEESQERASSPQWVNGAGMDNSTVAESTPEASPEASPEASPEPAEEPSPDSELPESEPEQQLASPEDVDNEQSEPMEEAASQPVVDTVTDTEGT; encoded by the exons ATGGCTGCAGGGATTCTCCCTCCCATGGTCACACCTGTCATGCCCAGCAGTGCTGCTCCAGTCAATAACACTACACCTG GCACTCCAGCTACTCCGGCTACCCCAGCTAACATCGTCCAGGGTCTGCCTGATTGGGCTTCCCAGATTACCAACACAGATACTGTGGCTGCTGTAGCACAGATCCTACAGAGTCCTCAGGGACAACAG ctgcagcagctggtACAGAGTCTACAGATGCAGCAGCATAAGCCCCAGCCATCCCTGCTGCAGGCCTTGGATGCCGGCCTGGTGGTGCAGTTACAAGCTCTGACAGCTCAGCTCACTGCCGCCGCTACTGCCAACAGCCTCAACCCCCTGGAGCAGAGGGTCTCCTCTTTTAATAAG AAGCTTCTGGGTCCTTTTGATTTTGGGAATGATTCTGAACGCGGTGAAGAATCTAAAAAGGACTCGTCATCATCTCAAAT GCCCATGGTGTCGGAGCCCATGAACAACTCCCTCTTCCATCAGCTGGCTGAGCAGCTACAACAGCAGAACCTGGAACAGTTTCAGAAGCAGCTTTTAGAgcaccagcagcaccaacagaag GCGATGAGCATAGAAGGGCAGGACTCAATCTTTGGACAAGAGAACTCCGTTGCGACTGCTCAGAGCAGCAGCCAGCAACAGCTTCCTGAGCCAGATAACAAGTTGGATGACACCATAGACAACCAGCAGCAG GACATGGATCTGGACGAGGGCCCGGATGGTATGGAGGAGGAGATCTTTGAGGCTGAGGAGAAGAAGATTGTAAGCACGCGCTCCAGAACACGCTCAAGGTCGCGCTCTAG gtCTCCCAAGAGGAGAAGGTCCAGGTCCCGCTCCGGCTCACGGAAGCGCAAACACCGCAAGCGGTCACGCTCACGCTCCAGAGACCGCAAGAGGAAGTCATCGCGGTCTTACTCGAGTGAAAGACGCGCGCGAGAGCGAGAGAAGGAGCGTCAGAAGAAAGGACTGCCTCTAATACGATCCAAGGCTCTAAGTG TGTGCAGCACGACTCTGTGGGTGGGCCAGGTGGACAAAAAGGCCACTCAGCAAGACCTCACCAACTTATTTGAAGAGTTTGGTCAGATTGAGTCCATCAAT ATGATCCCTCCCAGAGGCTGCGCCTACATCTGTATGGTCCACAGACAGGACGCGTACCGCGCCCGCCAAAAGCTCAGCACCGGCTCCTTTAAGATTGGCTCCAAAATCATCAAG ATTGCATGGGCTCTGAACAAGGGGGTAAAGCAGGAGTACAAGCAGTTTTGGGACGTGGACCTGGGCGTCACCTACATACCTTGGGAGAAGGTGAAGCTGGATGACCTGGATGACTTTGCTGAGGGAGGAATCATTGACCAGGAGACTGTTAATGATG AGTGGGAAGCAGTCAAGAACGCTGAGCCAGTCAAGGAAGTTCCAAGTCAGCCAGTAATCGTTGAGACTACGGCAGCACCTAACACCCAGACTGAGACCTACAGCCAGCAGGTCACCATGATGCCTGTGCAG CTCCCAGTGGCCCAGGCTGTTCCCAGTGCAGTAGGTTTGGTGCCTCCCACCTTCCCTGTCACCATGGGAATACCCCCACCAGGCTACGGGCCGCCACCACCCTTCATAAGGGCTGGCTTCAATGCCTCACAGCCTCCACCAG GTTTTCTGCAGGCAGCACAGACAGCAGCCATGGTCTCAGCAGCTAATT CTCTAGTGCAGCCTTCAGTGGGAACCGGCCAAGAAGCTGTCAAGGAATCACCGTTCGGTGCTATGATTCCTCCGACCGCCATCCCCGGCTTCATGGCCGGTGTGTTCAACCCAGTGGCAGTCCAAACTCAGCAAGCTGTCAATGAGAAATCATTACAGTCTGCAGATGGTATGGATGCTGCTGCAGAGCTCACACTGCAAG GCATGCAGAATGCAGTCCGCAGTGGCATGGGTCTCCTTGGCATGCACCCCACTTCGCTCACCCACCACCTGCACCAGTCTGGTCTGGCTGGGCAGAGAATGCCTGGCCTGATGCCTCTGGATGTGCGACCTAACCTCCTCCAACCCGGGGCTGCCGCCCGCTTCCCGCTCCTCATGCAGCAGGGGCCCGTCCAGCAGGCTGCTGGCCTCCTAGAGAGCTCCCTCCAGGCTCAAGCCCGTGCCAGGGTTCCCTTCTCTCAGCTGGACCCCTTCAACAGAGCCCCCAACCTTAACAATGAAAATGTATCCAAGACTGAAGACGAGTCTTCCTCTGGAGCTGATGAGGGCAAAGACCAGGACTACCGCTTCCCTCCGATGGAGAAGCAGAGCACAGGCCTGCTGAGGACCCCTCCACCAGAGCATAGGGAGCCCCTTGGAGGTGGCGGCGGAGCAGgaagtggtggtggaggaggcagGCCTCCCTTGCTCCAGACCCCAGGGGGTCAGCCAGCCAGAACCAGCCTAGTGGGACGTCTGCAGGCTCTCGCAGGTTTCACTCCTGATAACCGCTGGACCCAGACCAGAGGGGACTTTGATGAACGAGATAGCATGCGAGCCGGCCTACAGGGCTCAGGCGTTCCAAAAGGCTTCCAGGAGGAGCGCCCCACACCTGGGCCGAACTTCCCCAGCCGCTTTGACAGCCGTCCTGGGAatgcaggaggagcagcagcagcagctggagttTCAGGCAATGCTGGAGCTGTTGGGGGGCCACAGCCCTGGAACCGTAGTGGTGGCGGTGgtagcggtggtggtggtggtggcggcggtggcggtggcggtggcggtggtggcggtggcggcggcggcggcggcggcggcggcggcggcggcggcggcggcggcggcggcggcgccaCAGCGCCTTTTGATAGCGAGCTACATCAAGACCTAGATGAACGAAGACGCCCGTGGGACAGGCAAAGAGACAGAGATGAAAGAGATTTTGACTTCAGGAGGGAGATGAACGGCAACCGCCACAGCCGAGAGAGAGACCGGGACCGCGAGAGGGACAGGGATAGGGAGAGAGACCGAGACAGGGAGCGAGGCAGAGATCGCCCCAGAGAGCATGAACGCGACAGAGACCGCGACAAAGAGAGAGACCGCGAAAGGGAACGTGAACGGGAACGTGATCGCGGGGGCTGGACACCTCTTCTGCCTCTGCCTACACCTCTGCTTCCAACTCCACCTCTTAATCCCAATCTGACCCTGAACCAAGGCAAACTGCTGGCACCACTCAAACTGAACCCCCAGCTTCAGTCACGATTCCAGTCCCCACTCCTGCCCCAAGCTCAGCCCAAACCCTCTCTCTTGGGTCTGAATCAGCCGCCGCCTCAGGTTCAGATTAAGTCTCCCCCTCCATCACAGAGCCAAGCAGCTTTGCCCGAGCCCCAGGATGAAACCCCAGCTCCGTCTGAGACACCTCAGGCCCAGTCACCACCCCCCGCCCAATCGCCTGACCGGTCATCTGACAACAAAAGTCAGAGCCCGTTGACAGAGGCTCCCACCCAGGCCAAGACATCACCACAActtgagacccctccacaaacCAAATCGCCATTCGAGTCCATGGCTCTGTCCCCGGCTCAGTCCCCAGCCCAGTCCCCAGCCCAGTCCCCAGCCCAGTCCCCAGCCCGGTCCCCCTCCAGAACCACCGCTTCTCCAGACACTGAGCCCCCAAGCCAAGCCTCGCCGCTGGTTGAGGCCTCACCCCAGGACTCACCTGTGGCCTTCACACAAGCTGCCAGCCCCCCCGAAGAGACTCCCTCTCTGGAGGAGCAGGAAAGCCCAaggaaggatgaggaggaggagtcacAAGAGCGAGCCTCCTCACCCCAGTGGGTCAACGGAGCTGGGATGGACAATAGCACTGTGGCTGAATCTACACCCGAGGCCTCTCCTGAGGCCTCTCCTGAGGCCTCTCCTGAGCCCGCTGAAGAACCCTCTCCCGATTCTGAGCTCCCCGAAAGTGAACCGGAGCAGCAGCTTGCGTCTCCTGAGGACGTAGACAATGAACAGAGTGAGCCCATGGAGGAAGCTGCGAGTCAGCCAGTGGTAGACACTGTCACAGACACTGAGGGGACATAA